In Flavobacterium endoglycinae, one DNA window encodes the following:
- a CDS encoding LacI family DNA-binding transcriptional regulator: MKKITIKDIATKAQVSISTVSFVINGKGEKMAISPAVIKKVQDVAQKLQYKPSMIASSLRTGKTRSIGLIVEDISNQFFADLARVIEDEAKSIDYRVFYCSTGDDNNRSEELVQSLLQANVEGFIITPTKNLEKTISHLLKIQKPVVLIDRYFANQKVSHVVMDNYEGSYAAVKFLLEKGYKNIAVVNNKSGMIQMKLREKGYVEALKEEGKYNENYTLLLDYHSNEKNRIDSIIRFFEERPEIDAVLFLANYLGLAGLQAFKSLKYKIPDDIAVISFDDHDSFKMYTPTISVVAQPIEEIAVKSIQLLMSQMTSLEDFKVEKVLKKGSLIVRESV, translated from the coding sequence ATGAAAAAGATTACAATTAAAGATATTGCTACAAAAGCGCAGGTTTCGATATCGACCGTATCTTTTGTAATCAATGGAAAGGGCGAAAAAATGGCAATCAGTCCTGCGGTTATTAAAAAAGTTCAGGATGTTGCCCAAAAATTACAATACAAACCCAGTATGATTGCAAGTAGTCTGCGAACTGGAAAAACCAGATCTATTGGGCTAATTGTTGAAGATATTTCAAATCAGTTCTTTGCTGACTTGGCACGGGTAATTGAAGATGAAGCGAAAAGTATTGATTATCGAGTTTTTTATTGTAGTACAGGTGATGATAATAACCGTTCAGAAGAATTAGTGCAGAGTCTTTTACAAGCCAATGTTGAAGGTTTTATTATTACACCCACTAAAAATTTAGAGAAAACAATAAGCCATCTTTTAAAAATACAAAAACCGGTGGTACTGATCGACCGTTATTTTGCCAACCAAAAAGTAAGCCACGTCGTGATGGATAATTACGAAGGGTCGTATGCGGCAGTGAAATTTTTACTTGAGAAAGGATATAAAAACATTGCAGTGGTAAATAATAAATCTGGAATGATTCAGATGAAATTACGTGAAAAAGGTTACGTCGAAGCATTGAAGGAGGAAGGAAAGTATAACGAAAATTATACACTGCTGTTGGATTATCACAGTAATGAAAAAAACAGAATCGATTCGATCATACGTTTTTTTGAGGAAAGACCAGAAATTGATGCCGTATTATTTCTGGCAAATTATTTAGGTCTTGCAGGTCTTCAAGCTTTTAAAAGTTTGAAATATAAAATTCCCGATGATATAGCCGTGATTAGTTTTGACGATCACGATAGTTTTAAAATGTATACACCGACCATTTCAGTTGTTGCCCAGCCCATAGAAGAAATAGCTGTTAAATCGATTCAGCTGTTAATGAGTCAAATGACAAGTCTGGAAGATTTTAAAGTCGAAAAAGTGCTCAAAAAAGGATCTTTAATTGTGAGAGAGTCGGTTTAA
- a CDS encoding MutS-related protein, whose translation MDIYQSKVEHFSKTYTEISKRYNSISILRLLSIFLCLSMLFYYIKTNEISYAGFAFLSFAGFLFLMRVHSRLSFKRELTKAILKINEDEIAYLKREKLSFENGIEFNDFHHPYAYDLDIFGEHSLFQNLNRTATFIGKKTLAHTLLHQFANGEILKNQKAIAELANKIDWRQDFQSLAIVSSDTKNAYDSIVHWKSFQNNSLPKVLTALSIILPTAFFGVLAAYFITSKAIFLSYLTYIFIANLAVLGRALKRIQSEIAKADNVDKIIKQYSLLVQKIESENFESEKLITLQKQLVFKNESASSHLKQLSELFSRMDTISNFVTAIVFNGSFLFNLHVLRALLKWKKDYSDQLENWINILGEFEALNSLANLAYNNPDFVFPEINSDFKIGFKNLSHPLLNPNGRVGNTVGFYPQSYMILTGSNMSGKSTFLRSLGINMVLGGIGSVVCASEAKIHPLPVLVSMRLSDSLADSESYFFAEIKRLKQIMDVLEERPAFVLLDEILRGTNSDDKRNGTIEVVKKIIAKKAVGAIATHDIEVCLTTNEYPDILTNQCFEVEIQNNELYFDYKLRNGICKNKSATFLMQKMGVI comes from the coding sequence ATGGATATCTACCAAAGTAAAGTCGAACATTTTTCGAAAACATATACAGAAATCAGTAAAAGATACAACAGCATTAGTATTTTAAGGCTTTTAAGCATATTTCTTTGTTTGTCAATGTTGTTTTATTACATCAAGACTAATGAAATAAGCTACGCCGGATTTGCTTTTCTATCTTTTGCTGGTTTTCTTTTTTTAATGAGAGTACATTCCAGACTTTCATTTAAGAGAGAATTGACAAAAGCAATCTTGAAAATAAACGAAGACGAAATCGCTTATCTGAAAAGAGAAAAATTGTCATTTGAAAACGGAATCGAGTTTAACGATTTCCATCATCCCTACGCTTATGATCTCGATATTTTTGGAGAACATTCTTTATTTCAAAATCTAAATCGAACCGCAACTTTTATTGGAAAAAAGACGTTAGCTCATACATTATTGCATCAATTTGCAAACGGCGAAATTTTAAAAAATCAAAAAGCCATTGCTGAACTAGCAAATAAAATTGATTGGCGCCAGGATTTTCAATCCCTTGCCATTGTCAGTTCTGACACAAAAAATGCTTATGATTCTATAGTACATTGGAAATCATTTCAAAACAATTCTTTACCTAAAGTTTTAACTGCACTATCTATTATTCTTCCAACCGCTTTTTTTGGTGTTTTAGCAGCTTATTTCATTACTTCAAAAGCCATTTTTTTATCGTATTTAACGTATATTTTTATTGCTAATCTTGCTGTTTTAGGAAGAGCTTTAAAACGAATTCAATCTGAAATTGCAAAAGCAGATAATGTCGACAAAATCATTAAACAGTATAGTTTATTAGTTCAGAAAATAGAATCTGAAAACTTTGAATCAGAAAAATTAATTACACTTCAAAAACAGCTTGTTTTTAAAAACGAGTCGGCAAGTTCACATTTAAAACAATTATCAGAATTATTTTCAAGAATGGATACCATAAGCAATTTTGTAACTGCAATTGTTTTTAACGGTTCATTCTTGTTCAATCTGCATGTTCTTAGAGCACTTTTAAAATGGAAAAAGGACTATTCTGATCAACTTGAAAACTGGATTAATATTTTAGGTGAATTTGAAGCCTTGAACAGTCTTGCCAATTTAGCCTATAATAATCCTGATTTTGTTTTCCCAGAAATCAATTCAGACTTTAAAATCGGATTTAAAAACTTGAGTCATCCGTTATTAAACCCGAATGGCAGGGTAGGGAATACTGTTGGTTTTTACCCGCAATCTTATATGATTTTAACAGGTTCGAATATGTCTGGAAAAAGTACTTTTTTAAGAAGTCTTGGAATTAATATGGTTTTAGGCGGAATTGGCTCAGTTGTTTGTGCTTCAGAAGCTAAAATACATCCACTTCCAGTTTTAGTTTCAATGCGATTATCGGATTCTTTGGCCGACAGCGAGTCGTATTTCTTTGCTGAAATTAAACGTTTAAAACAAATTATGGATGTTTTGGAAGAACGTCCCGCTTTTGTTCTTCTGGATGAAATTTTGAGAGGAACAAATTCTGATGACAAACGAAACGGAACTATTGAAGTCGTGAAAAAAATCATTGCAAAAAAGGCAGTTGGTGCGATTGCTACACACGATATTGAAGTTTGTCTAACCACTAATGAGTATCCAGATATTTTAACCAATCAGTGTTTTGAAGTCGAAATTCAAAATAATGAATTATACTTTGATTACAAACTTCGAAACGGTATTTGTAAAAATAAAAGTGCCACTTTCTTAATGCAGAAAATGGGCGTAATTTAA